Proteins encoded by one window of Pseudomonadota bacterium:
- a CDS encoding acetylornithine/succinylornithine family transaminase has protein sequence MTATPTVSGETRLAPTYKRPPIVFTRGEGAWLEDSSGRRYLDALAGIAVNALGHADPETVSTMREAAGGLIHVSNLFHTEPHLRLAETLCAKSFADRVFFCNSGTEAIEGALKFARLATKRHAFVAFHGSFHGRTMGALSVTSGDRYRAPFEPLVPGVTWASFDDPQGAVSAITAETAAVIVEPIQGEGGIRPAPEGLLRALRQRCDETGALLVFDEIQCGLGRTGDCWAHEATGVTPDIMTLAKPLGAGLPIGAILMRETVATTISPGDHGSTFAGGPFICSVANVVLRRVTQEGFLARVREAGARLGTALRRLDHPCITEVRGRGLMWGVQLREDVLVAEVVQRCLDQALIIGSSGGNTVRLVPPLIVTDDEIDIIAATLDRVLGGTPR, from the coding sequence ATGACAGCGACCCCGACCGTCTCCGGCGAGACCCGTCTCGCCCCCACCTACAAGCGACCTCCCATCGTGTTCACGCGGGGGGAAGGGGCCTGGCTCGAGGACAGCAGCGGTCGACGCTATCTCGATGCCCTCGCCGGCATCGCGGTGAACGCCCTGGGCCATGCCGATCCTGAGACCGTCTCCACCATGCGCGAAGCGGCCGGCGGGCTGATCCACGTCAGCAACCTCTTCCACACCGAGCCCCACCTGCGTCTCGCGGAGACGCTCTGCGCCAAGAGCTTCGCCGATCGCGTCTTCTTCTGCAACAGCGGGACCGAGGCCATCGAGGGGGCGCTCAAGTTCGCCCGTCTCGCAACGAAGCGCCACGCGTTCGTGGCCTTTCACGGTTCGTTCCACGGGCGCACCATGGGGGCCCTGAGCGTGACCTCCGGCGACCGCTATCGCGCCCCCTTCGAACCGCTCGTGCCCGGGGTGACCTGGGCCTCGTTCGACGACCCACAGGGCGCCGTCTCCGCCATCACCGCGGAGACCGCCGCGGTGATCGTCGAGCCCATCCAGGGAGAGGGCGGCATCCGCCCCGCGCCAGAAGGCCTGCTGCGCGCGCTTCGCCAGCGCTGCGACGAGACGGGCGCGCTTCTCGTCTTCGACGAGATCCAGTGCGGTCTCGGGCGCACCGGCGATTGCTGGGCCCACGAGGCGACCGGCGTGACGCCGGACATCATGACCCTGGCCAAGCCTCTGGGAGCGGGCCTCCCCATCGGCGCGATCCTCATGCGCGAGACGGTGGCCACGACCATCTCACCCGGCGACCACGGGAGCACCTTCGCGGGCGGACCGTTCATCTGCAGCGTGGCGAACGTGGTGCTGCGGCGCGTGACACAAGAGGGGTTCCTGGCTCGGGTTCGCGAAGCAGGGGCTCGTCTCGGCACCGCGCTGCGCCGCCTCGACCACCCCTGCATCACCGAGGTGCGTGGGCGCGGATTGATGTGGGGCGTGCAGCTGCGAGAAGACGTGCTCGTGGCAGAGGTGGTTCAGCGCTGCCTCGATCAGGCGCTCATCATCGGCTCGAGCGGCGGCAACACGGTTCGCCTGGTGCCTCCGCTGATCGTGACCGACGACGAGATCGACATCATCGCGGCCACGCTCGACCGCGTCCTAGGAGGAACACCACGTTGA
- a CDS encoding N-acetyltransferase: MIEVRKARIGEAQAITDLVNHYARNGLMLSKTLLQVYEYVRDFVVAVDEDGTILGCGALRLMWHDLAEVRSLAVHERAQGLKLGRRIVEALIAEARTLDLARVFALTYQRDFFEKLGFHVVEKEIFPQKVWLDCKGCPKQSCCDEIAMLYVIDPDRAARGEAEFTLHSGEAALGAHGPQPKVIAQ; encoded by the coding sequence TTGATAGAGGTGCGCAAGGCGCGCATCGGCGAGGCCCAGGCCATCACCGATCTCGTGAATCACTACGCGCGCAACGGGCTCATGCTCTCGAAGACGCTGCTGCAGGTCTACGAATACGTGCGCGACTTCGTCGTGGCGGTCGACGAAGACGGCACCATCCTCGGCTGCGGCGCCCTGCGCCTCATGTGGCACGACCTCGCTGAGGTGCGCTCCCTCGCCGTGCACGAGAGAGCCCAGGGCCTCAAGCTGGGACGCCGCATCGTCGAAGCGCTCATCGCGGAGGCGCGCACCCTCGATCTTGCGAGGGTGTTCGCACTCACCTATCAGCGAGACTTCTTCGAGAAGCTCGGCTTCCATGTGGTCGAGAAGGAGATCTTCCCGCAGAAGGTCTGGCTCGACTGCAAGGGCTGTCCCAAGCAGTCGTGCTGCGACGAGATCGCGATGCTCTACGTCATCGACCCGGATCGCGCCGCGCGCGGCGAGGCCGAGTTCACCCTCCACTCCGGAGAGGCCGCACTGGGGGCGCACGGCCCGCAGCCGAAGGTGATCGCGCAATGA
- a CDS encoding carbamoyl-phosphate synthase small subunit yields MSARLALSDGTVLRGRAFGARATRLGEAVFNTSLTGYQEILTDPSYAGQIIVMTAPQIGNTGWVPEDDESRAIFASGLVVREASPTVSSWRSRETLDARLTREDTPAIDDIDTRALTLRLRDEGCLRAVLSTEESLDDDALVTMARDWPGLDNADLTGEVTCAAPYAWTESSAPDWAPLDAAASQDPLRKVAVYDFGVKRNILRRLRALGCDLTVVPARTPAEEVLALEVDGIVLSNGPGDPAALDWAVETARTLMRAEVPLLGICLGHQILARALGARTYRLKFGHHGGNQPVRHLPSGRVEISAHNHNFAVDPETLPEDARPSHINLNDGCCEGFEHATLPLISIQYHPEAAPGPHDADPVFTRFVTSMHTVKVGN; encoded by the coding sequence ATGAGCGCGCGCCTCGCCCTCTCCGACGGAACCGTTCTGCGGGGACGCGCCTTCGGCGCGCGCGCCACGCGCCTGGGGGAGGCCGTGTTCAACACGAGCCTCACCGGCTACCAGGAGATCCTCACCGACCCGAGCTACGCCGGACAGATCATCGTCATGACCGCTCCCCAGATCGGAAACACGGGCTGGGTTCCGGAAGACGACGAGAGCCGGGCCATCTTCGCCAGTGGGCTCGTGGTGCGCGAGGCCAGCCCGACCGTGTCGAGCTGGCGCTCGCGCGAGACGCTCGACGCCCGCCTCACCCGCGAGGACACCCCCGCCATCGATGACATCGACACCCGCGCCCTCACCCTGCGCCTGCGCGATGAAGGCTGCCTGCGGGCCGTGCTCAGCACCGAGGAGAGCCTCGATGACGACGCGCTGGTCACCATGGCGCGCGATTGGCCCGGACTCGACAACGCCGATCTCACCGGTGAGGTCACCTGCGCCGCGCCCTATGCATGGACCGAGTCGAGCGCACCAGACTGGGCGCCCCTCGACGCGGCCGCCAGTCAGGACCCGCTCCGTAAGGTGGCGGTGTACGACTTCGGCGTGAAGCGCAACATCCTGCGACGCCTGCGCGCGCTCGGATGCGACCTCACGGTGGTGCCCGCCCGCACCCCCGCCGAGGAGGTGCTGGCCCTCGAGGTCGACGGCATCGTGCTGAGCAACGGACCCGGCGACCCGGCGGCCCTCGACTGGGCCGTCGAGACCGCACGCACCCTCATGCGCGCGGAGGTTCCGCTGCTGGGCATCTGCCTGGGCCACCAGATCCTGGCGCGGGCCCTTGGCGCCCGCACCTACCGTCTCAAGTTCGGCCATCACGGTGGCAACCAGCCCGTGCGCCACCTGCCCAGCGGGCGGGTCGAGATCAGCGCGCACAACCACAACTTCGCCGTCGACCCGGAAACGCTGCCGGAAGATGCGCGGCCCAGCCACATCAACCTCAATGACGGCTGCTGCGAGGGCTTCGAGCACGCCACCCTTCCCCTCATCAGCATCCAGTACCATCCGGAAGCCGCCCCTGGCCCGCACGACGCCGATCCGGTCTTCACCCGGTTCGTCACGTCGATGCACACCGTGAAGGTGGGGAACTGA